The following proteins come from a genomic window of Aquimarina sp. MAR_2010_214:
- a CDS encoding sulfatase-like hydrolase/transferase translates to MKTTTKFLVLLLCIGVSSSIYSQSPNIVVIIADDMGWSQVSTGATNLNNPSDFYETPTLETLATQGIAFPQAYVNGANCAPTRAAILSGQYASRPDNNVFAVNGLNRGGSSTLLVGPSQGISNGEDEIPASAITIAETIKTSGYTTAHFGKYHSGGSMSNSPTDQGFDFNYGGGSPGSPGSYFASQSGGVWTFHSKIGPELDPYAAPYTLSESMALAGDSSLDGTAKHVTDAMADAAIDFMNANNTSPFFMHFSNYAIHGPWGQANARPDLYAKYVAKNNTNPSQMGHTNIAQAAIAEGMDQTISRLVDYLKTTADPRNPGHMLSANTLVYFISDNGGAIGTDDNGPLRGMKGEHYEGGVRSVTIAWSEGLLANTGTINNTPIVAFDLYPTVVEAAGGTLPTGYDIDGVSQWAMLTGTNPNLNRDAIYWHFPGYLIDSKRDQRPVSIIRKGDYKLIHNYETASYEMYNLITDIGEATNLLSGSPDNATLTIANDLSTDLRNYLINISAPLPTFRSSGLTVPLPEIIQINPSVVSCVEPDTYLALWNFDVGIDANDASASNNDPLSTIGALTYDTVDFKEGDRSAVFDGATKIQYSQNPGPFLIASMSQRSVAMWIKPTALSGIQNLFEEGGGISGVVLRLNGTNLESIVRNSATVSDSHSVAFPNDGDWHHVAVVYNGGSTSHSLYIDGVSAASSSAAPSSVPTHIGSGGIGGVQKKDSYGETANNFYTGKMDAAVVYDFALSAAQVITSGCLPDPNPSECTYAVINSEDFESGWGVWSGGGSDARRSSSDAAYANSGTYCIRLRDNTSTSVMTTFNFDMTSYEELTIDFSYYCRSMDNNNEDFWLQISTDGGANFTTVEEWNQSDEFVNNQRYNDQVVIPGPFTATTQIRFRADASGNSDWVYIDDVVINGCSTPNASMTSTTMVNDVNTEAEVQSETQADEQALEEEMISKEDMFSIYPNPFGNQIYITSKQSSDQNTEVEIFNNLGQSIFLKSYTNQERIKVPTQDLSTGQYFIKISVGDTIIQKRLIKM, encoded by the coding sequence ATGAAAACAACAACCAAATTTTTAGTACTGCTACTCTGTATTGGTGTTAGTAGTTCAATCTATTCTCAATCTCCAAATATTGTGGTTATCATTGCTGATGATATGGGGTGGTCACAGGTAAGTACAGGAGCCACTAATCTTAATAACCCTAGTGACTTTTATGAGACGCCAACTTTAGAAACATTGGCTACTCAAGGTATCGCATTTCCGCAGGCTTATGTAAACGGAGCAAATTGTGCACCCACAAGGGCTGCAATTTTAAGTGGGCAATATGCTTCAAGACCAGATAATAATGTATTTGCGGTAAATGGTTTAAATAGAGGAGGGAGTTCTACATTATTAGTAGGGCCTAGTCAGGGGATCTCTAATGGAGAAGATGAAATTCCGGCTAGTGCGATTACGATAGCCGAAACCATAAAAACAAGTGGATATACAACAGCTCATTTTGGAAAATATCATTCTGGTGGAAGTATGAGTAATTCACCTACCGATCAGGGATTTGATTTCAATTATGGAGGTGGTTCTCCGGGAAGTCCGGGAAGTTATTTTGCTTCGCAATCTGGCGGGGTTTGGACTTTCCACAGTAAAATAGGTCCAGAACTGGATCCATATGCAGCACCTTATACATTAAGTGAATCTATGGCTCTTGCAGGAGATAGTTCTTTAGACGGAACCGCAAAACACGTAACCGATGCAATGGCAGATGCCGCAATCGATTTTATGAATGCAAATAATACATCTCCATTTTTTATGCATTTTAGTAACTATGCTATACATGGCCCTTGGGGTCAGGCAAATGCAAGGCCTGATTTATATGCCAAATATGTAGCTAAAAATAATACGAACCCTAGTCAGATGGGACATACAAATATTGCTCAAGCAGCAATTGCAGAAGGAATGGATCAAACCATTAGTAGGCTTGTCGATTATCTAAAAACAACGGCAGATCCCAGAAATCCTGGCCATATGTTATCTGCAAATACATTGGTGTACTTTATTTCTGATAATGGTGGCGCAATCGGAACAGATGATAATGGTCCGCTAAGAGGAATGAAAGGAGAGCATTATGAAGGCGGTGTACGATCAGTAACTATTGCATGGTCTGAAGGTTTATTGGCTAATACAGGAACAATTAATAATACTCCTATTGTTGCTTTTGATCTGTATCCAACAGTGGTTGAAGCAGCAGGAGGGACATTACCAACAGGATATGATATCGATGGGGTAAGTCAATGGGCTATGCTAACAGGTACTAATCCTAATTTAAACAGAGATGCGATCTATTGGCACTTTCCTGGATATCTGATTGATTCTAAAAGAGATCAAAGACCAGTATCTATTATACGAAAAGGAGACTATAAATTGATTCATAATTATGAAACCGCTTCTTATGAAATGTATAACCTGATTACCGATATTGGTGAAGCTACGAATTTATTATCAGGAAGTCCTGATAATGCAACATTAACTATAGCAAATGATCTAAGTACTGATCTTCGCAACTATCTTATTAATATATCGGCTCCGTTACCCACATTTAGAAGTAGTGGACTTACGGTTCCGTTACCAGAAATAATCCAGATCAATCCATCTGTTGTTAGTTGTGTTGAGCCAGATACATATTTGGCACTTTGGAATTTTGATGTTGGTATAGATGCAAATGATGCTTCTGCAAGTAATAATGATCCTCTTTCTACTATAGGAGCATTAACCTATGATACAGTAGATTTTAAAGAAGGAGATCGATCTGCTGTATTTGATGGAGCTACTAAAATACAATATAGCCAAAACCCAGGACCATTTTTGATTGCATCGATGTCGCAAAGAAGTGTTGCTATGTGGATAAAACCAACTGCTTTGTCTGGTATCCAGAATCTTTTTGAAGAAGGAGGAGGGATTAGTGGTGTTGTATTGAGGTTGAATGGAACCAACCTCGAGTCTATAGTAAGAAATAGCGCTACGGTTTCTGATAGTCACAGTGTAGCTTTTCCAAATGATGGAGATTGGCACCATGTTGCTGTAGTGTATAATGGAGGAAGTACTAGCCATAGCTTATATATTGATGGTGTTTCTGCTGCTTCTAGCAGTGCTGCACCAAGTTCTGTTCCTACACATATAGGATCAGGAGGAATTGGCGGTGTACAGAAAAAAGATAGTTATGGAGAAACCGCAAATAATTTTTATACAGGAAAAATGGATGCAGCGGTTGTTTATGATTTTGCACTTTCTGCAGCGCAAGTTATCACGTCAGGGTGTCTTCCAGATCCTAATCCATCAGAATGTACATATGCTGTTATCAACTCAGAAGATTTTGAATCCGGGTGGGGAGTATGGTCAGGTGGTGGATCTGATGCAAGAAGAAGTTCTAGCGATGCAGCGTATGCAAATTCGGGAACATACTGTATACGATTACGAGATAATACATCTACATCAGTAATGACTACTTTTAATTTTGATATGACAAGCTATGAAGAATTGACGATTGATTTCTCATATTACTGTAGAAGTATGGATAATAATAATGAAGATTTCTGGTTGCAGATATCAACAGATGGCGGAGCTAATTTTACTACGGTAGAAGAGTGGAACCAGTCTGATGAATTTGTAAACAATCAACGTTATAATGATCAGGTGGTAATCCCAGGTCCTTTTACTGCAACTACTCAAATTCGATTTAGAGCAGATGCATCTGGTAATTCAGATTGGGTATATATAGATGATGTGGTAATTAATGGATGCAGTACCCCTAACGCTTCGATGACCAGTACAACAATGGTTAATGATGTAAATACAGAAGCAGAAGTACAATCCGAAACACAAGCAGATGAGCAAGCATTAGAAGAAGAAATGATATCTAAAGAAGATATGTTTTCGATATATCCAAATCCATTTGGAAACCAGATATATATTACTTCAAAACAAAGTAGTGATCAAAATACAGAAGTAGAAATATTTAATAATTTAGGACAATCAATATTCTTGAAATCATACACAAATCAAGAAAGAATTAAAGTGCCTACTCAAGATTTATCTACAGGTCAGTATTTTATAAAAATAAGTGTTGGTGATACTATAATTCAAAAGCGATTAATCAAGATGTAA
- a CDS encoding response regulator, with amino-acid sequence MKKKLKVLMIDDHPMIIEGYKNTLLGENQKEYQIKIDIASNCDDAYASIVKSSETVPYDMLFVDIKLPPSSDGSITSGEDLAKHAKELLPKSKIIILTMHREDHRIHNILKNINPAGFLIKSDLTSSELLLAFNNILKGKAYYSATVNDHFRKMMTNKFSLDEKNLKILYHLSRGVKTKNLPNYVSLSLSAIEKRKNQIKEMFSIAKADDQMLLEEARKRGFI; translated from the coding sequence ATGAAGAAAAAGTTAAAAGTTCTTATGATTGATGATCATCCTATGATTATCGAAGGGTATAAAAATACCTTATTAGGGGAAAATCAAAAAGAATATCAAATTAAGATTGACATTGCCTCTAATTGTGATGATGCATATGCCAGTATCGTAAAATCTTCAGAAACGGTTCCTTATGATATGCTTTTTGTAGATATTAAATTACCACCTTCTTCTGATGGGTCGATTACCTCTGGTGAGGATTTGGCAAAGCACGCAAAAGAGCTGTTACCAAAATCAAAGATCATTATATTAACCATGCATAGGGAAGATCATAGAATTCATAATATCCTTAAGAATATTAATCCGGCAGGATTTTTAATCAAAAGTGATCTTACTTCTAGCGAATTGTTATTAGCGTTTAATAATATCTTAAAAGGTAAAGCATATTATAGTGCTACAGTAAATGATCATTTTAGAAAAATGATGACAAATAAATTTTCTTTGGATGAGAAAAATCTAAAGATTTTATATCATTTATCTCGTGGCGTTAAGACCAAGAACTTACCTAATTATGTAAGTCTATCATTAAGCGCAATCGAAAAAAGAAAGAATCAGATCAAAGAGATGTTTTCTATAGCCAAAGCAGATGATCAAATGTTATTAGAAGAAGCTCGAAAAAGAGGGTTTATATAA
- a CDS encoding sensor histidine kinase: MLRFFFKIIGLHIFVFCIGCNQSDKKIEDDKLKSNLVSNYIENAQDKTKSVEERKENLEKAYTIYSTLENNSNKIKKIQEISFEYYSLEEIEDYKLLNEKALKLSNQINDSLNMAKSYFLLGLYYRSNDLEIAFKNFYESDKIYSTLDSKKYNQKDYAYDHGKVLLDLAQILLKTKDYSKSESLTIKAIESFELVENDQYIPTCYTNLGILAKYLEQYDKSIEYNLKAIEYTKGKDEEISRTLISYNNIGTVYKSQQKYDKAKEYYHKALSYTEFLNKKPRRHARLLDNLAYVNFLSKDTADIPDLFYKALKIRDSIDDQNGILTNTLHLAEYYHSIDSDSIARVYAERSRDLSLKLQNNGDLLKVYRLLSDISDSEEGLSYANRYIALNDSLIKEERLFRDKFARIRFETKEIAEENQQISRENQILIIAILGLTALFLLGYIIFRQQQSNKELLFAQTQQESNEEIYRLLLNQQIKLEEGRQMEQQRMSEELHDGVLGRLFGVRLSLDGINQRANDGFTETRNKYIDELKAIEKEIRLISHDLGAETLPSDVAYIDAVENLIKDLCEVHKIKFEFNNDEDIDWDGIDDQKKVNFFRILQESMQNIFKHAHADLIKINFEYVDSTINLTILDDGIGFKTNKVKKGIGLKNITSRVSQMNGEVQFLSNEDSGTTVSVRVPIEVKVEEVY, encoded by the coding sequence ATGTTACGTTTTTTCTTTAAAATAATTGGCCTTCACATTTTTGTATTTTGTATAGGCTGTAATCAGTCAGATAAAAAAATAGAAGATGATAAATTGAAATCTAATTTGGTTAGTAACTATATAGAGAACGCTCAGGATAAAACAAAATCGGTTGAAGAACGTAAGGAAAATTTAGAAAAAGCATATACGATCTATTCTACTTTAGAGAATAACTCAAATAAAATCAAAAAAATACAAGAAATTTCTTTTGAATATTATTCCCTTGAAGAAATAGAAGATTATAAATTATTGAATGAAAAAGCTTTGAAATTGTCTAATCAAATAAATGATTCTTTAAATATGGCAAAGTCTTATTTTCTTCTTGGACTTTACTATAGAAGTAATGATTTAGAAATTGCATTTAAGAATTTTTATGAATCGGATAAGATATATTCAACTTTGGATAGTAAGAAATACAACCAAAAAGATTATGCTTATGATCATGGTAAAGTATTACTTGATTTAGCTCAAATTCTTCTTAAAACTAAAGACTATAGTAAAAGTGAATCCTTAACGATTAAAGCGATTGAAAGCTTCGAGCTTGTAGAAAATGATCAATATATTCCTACATGTTATACCAATTTAGGAATATTAGCAAAATATTTGGAACAATATGATAAATCCATTGAATATAACCTAAAAGCTATAGAATATACAAAAGGTAAGGATGAAGAAATATCACGAACATTAATATCTTATAATAATATTGGTACAGTTTATAAATCGCAACAAAAGTATGATAAAGCTAAAGAATACTATCATAAAGCATTATCCTATACAGAGTTTTTAAATAAAAAACCTAGACGTCATGCTAGATTACTAGATAATTTAGCCTATGTTAATTTTTTATCTAAGGATACGGCCGATATTCCTGATTTGTTTTACAAAGCCTTAAAAATACGAGATAGTATAGATGATCAAAATGGTATTCTTACCAATACCTTACATTTGGCAGAATATTATCACTCTATTGATTCGGATAGTATTGCCAGGGTGTATGCAGAAAGATCTCGAGATTTATCTTTAAAATTACAAAATAATGGAGATTTACTAAAAGTCTACCGTTTGCTATCAGATATTTCTGATAGTGAAGAAGGCTTAAGTTATGCTAATAGATATATAGCCTTAAACGATAGTTTGATTAAAGAAGAACGTTTATTTAGAGATAAATTTGCTCGTATTCGTTTTGAGACAAAAGAAATCGCCGAAGAAAACCAACAAATCAGTAGAGAAAATCAAATCCTGATCATTGCCATATTAGGGTTAACCGCCCTATTTTTATTGGGGTATATTATTTTTAGACAACAACAGAGTAATAAAGAACTGCTATTTGCCCAAACCCAGCAAGAATCTAATGAGGAGATCTATCGTTTACTGCTTAATCAACAGATCAAATTAGAAGAAGGTAGGCAGATGGAGCAGCAACGTATGTCTGAGGAGTTGCACGATGGGGTACTGGGCCGATTGTTTGGGGTACGACTAAGTCTTGATGGGATCAACCAGCGCGCTAATGATGGGTTTACAGAAACCAGGAATAAATATATAGATGAACTTAAAGCCATAGAAAAAGAAATACGATTGATCTCTCATGATCTGGGTGCAGAAACTTTACCATCTGATGTGGCCTATATCGATGCGGTAGAAAACCTGATTAAAGACCTGTGCGAAGTACATAAAATAAAATTTGAGTTTAATAACGATGAGGATATCGATTGGGATGGGATAGACGACCAGAAAAAAGTAAACTTTTTTAGGATTTTACAAGAGTCTATGCAGAATATCTTTAAGCATGCCCATGCAGATCTTATAAAAATTAATTTCGAATATGTGGATAGTACCATAAATCTTACTATTTTAGATGATGGAATAGGATTTAAGACAAATAAGGTTAAAAAAGGAATTGGTTTAAAAAACATTACATCAAGGGTTAGTCAGATGAATGGAGAAGTACAATTTTTAAGTAACGAAGACTCGGGTACAACAGTATCGGTACGTGTACCAATAGAAGTCAAAGTAGAAGAAGTGTACTAA
- a CDS encoding LytTR family DNA-binding domain-containing protein — translation MKYPYVIIDNDQKIADAIQISLEEQPDYICTGIAKDEQDALDLILERRPRLVFLEPEVPGIDTVTTKYSLMTELSKYMSRLPEFIVITKTSDYAIEGIRNRIMDYILKPFSKGQINRTLMRFEKDFGLSGDNTLCFKSYGDYRFVDVDEILYLKADNNTTDFIMSNGNKVEAFKTLKHFQNLLPDHFVRIHNSYIINTDYVSRIHFGKAKCAIKNTDDLIPFSKSYKNNVEEIKDSLAKKSLIYI, via the coding sequence ATGAAATATCCTTATGTAATCATTGATAATGATCAGAAAATTGCAGATGCTATCCAGATCTCTTTAGAAGAGCAGCCTGATTATATCTGCACCGGAATAGCAAAAGACGAGCAGGATGCATTGGATTTAATTTTAGAGCGAAGACCCAGACTTGTTTTTTTAGAGCCAGAAGTGCCAGGAATAGATACGGTAACGACAAAATACTCTCTGATGACAGAGCTTTCTAAATATATGTCGCGGTTACCAGAGTTTATTGTGATCACCAAAACATCAGATTATGCCATAGAAGGTATACGTAATAGAATCATGGATTATATCCTGAAACCTTTTAGTAAAGGGCAGATAAATAGAACCTTAATGCGGTTCGAAAAAGACTTTGGCCTGAGTGGTGATAATACCTTATGTTTTAAATCCTATGGAGATTATCGATTTGTAGATGTCGATGAAATATTATACCTAAAAGCCGATAATAATACCACAGATTTTATTATGAGTAATGGTAATAAGGTAGAAGCATTCAAGACCTTAAAGCATTTTCAGAACCTGTTACCCGATCATTTTGTGCGCATACATAACAGTTATATTATCAATACCGATTATGTATCCAGGATACATTTTGGTAAAGCAAAATGCGCCATCAAAAATACAGATGATCTGATCCCTTTCTCAAAGTCTTATAAAAATAATGTTGAAGAAATTAAAGATTCTTTAGCAAAGAAAAGTTTGATCTATATATAA
- a CDS encoding NAD-dependent deacylase, producing the protein MQNIVVLTGAGISAESGINTFRDANGLWEGHDVMEVASPQGWSNNPELVLDFYNKRRSQLHAVTPNKAHLDLVTLEEKFNVSIITQNVDDLHERAGSSNVVHLHGELLKVRSQFDEQLVFDWKHDLLLGDHCEHNSQLRPHIVWFGEAVPMMDLAIEITERADILMIIGTSMQVYPAAGLLQYAKHQTPVYFIDPNPAISPTEHLTILSEKATIGVAKVVKELLG; encoded by the coding sequence ATGCAAAACATAGTCGTACTTACAGGAGCAGGAATTAGCGCAGAGAGCGGGATCAATACCTTTAGAGATGCAAATGGGCTATGGGAGGGACATGATGTTATGGAGGTAGCTTCTCCCCAGGGATGGAGTAATAACCCAGAACTGGTTCTCGATTTTTATAATAAGAGACGTAGCCAACTTCATGCAGTAACTCCCAACAAAGCGCATCTTGATCTGGTAACTTTGGAAGAAAAGTTTAATGTATCTATCATCACTCAAAATGTAGATGACCTGCATGAGAGAGCAGGAAGCAGCAATGTCGTACATCTACATGGTGAATTATTAAAAGTACGAAGTCAGTTTGACGAACAGTTGGTATTCGACTGGAAACACGACTTGCTTCTCGGAGACCATTGTGAGCATAATTCGCAATTAAGACCTCATATTGTATGGTTTGGAGAGGCTGTACCTATGATGGATCTGGCAATAGAAATTACAGAACGGGCGGATATTCTTATGATTATTGGCACATCGATGCAAGTATATCCTGCTGCTGGATTGTTACAATATGCAAAACACCAAACTCCCGTGTATTTTATCGATCCCAATCCGGCAATTTCCCCTACAGAGCACCTTACCATACTCTCTGAGAAAGCTACTATAGGAGTAGCAAAAGTGGTAAAGGAATTATTGGGATGA
- a CDS encoding heme-binding domain-containing protein: protein MIKRILFLFVLIFLISQFLRPTKNEASYDSIATFEAATTVSAEVKSILQHQCYDCHSSVTRYPWYMEVSPVSHWMAYHIKEGKEHFNVSEWEFYTDKQKDHKLEEFIEMIEKKEMPLESYTWMHGKLPVNDAEKLINWAKETRETITKGKEELQKKVIDSLPKKETDSTTVDSI from the coding sequence ATGATAAAAAGAATTCTTTTTCTATTCGTATTGATTTTTTTGATATCACAGTTTTTAAGACCAACTAAAAATGAAGCAAGCTATGATAGTATTGCTACATTTGAAGCAGCTACTACGGTTTCTGCAGAGGTTAAATCAATTTTGCAGCATCAGTGTTATGATTGTCATAGTAGCGTTACACGATATCCTTGGTATATGGAGGTTAGTCCTGTTTCTCATTGGATGGCCTATCATATAAAAGAAGGAAAAGAACATTTTAATGTCTCTGAGTGGGAGTTCTATACCGATAAACAAAAGGATCATAAGCTAGAAGAGTTTATAGAAATGATAGAGAAGAAAGAAATGCCTTTAGAATCTTATACCTGGATGCATGGTAAACTACCAGTTAATGATGCAGAAAAATTAATCAATTGGGCCAAAGAAACCCGTGAGACAATAACCAAAGGTAAAGAAGAACTACAGAAAAAAGTAATAGATTCGTTACCGAAAAAAGAAACAGATTCGACTACTGTAGATAGTATTTGA
- a CDS encoding adenylosuccinate lyase, protein MISLEDVLNTVDHSREKRKFFANLILENPTLLPDLLNICAQVDNEISCRASWGLEFLCKHDLTAILPYLDRLVEIVPNVYKHSAVRPMAKIFEYLSIAYYQKKNPEVRESLTTAHREKITELCFDWIITDQKVAPKAYSITSLYLLGTEFDWVHPELKITLENNYNTGSAAYKARSRMVLKKIG, encoded by the coding sequence ATGATATCACTTGAAGACGTATTAAATACTGTAGATCACTCTCGTGAAAAGAGGAAGTTTTTTGCTAATTTAATCCTTGAGAATCCTACATTACTTCCAGATTTACTAAACATTTGTGCCCAGGTAGATAATGAGATCTCGTGTAGAGCTTCCTGGGGTCTCGAATTTTTATGTAAGCACGATCTTACTGCTATTCTTCCCTATCTAGATCGCCTCGTCGAAATAGTTCCCAATGTATATAAGCACTCAGCAGTAAGACCTATGGCAAAAATATTTGAATATCTAAGTATTGCTTATTACCAAAAAAAGAATCCTGAAGTAAGAGAATCTTTAACCACCGCACATCGGGAAAAAATAACAGAACTATGCTTCGACTGGATCATCACAGATCAAAAAGTGGCTCCAAAAGCATATTCTATAACATCTTTATATCTGCTGGGCACAGAATTCGATTGGGTACACCCCGAACTCAAGATAACACTAGAAAATAATTACAATACGGGTAGTGCAGCTTATAAAGCACGTTCTAGAATGGTCTTGAAAAAAATTGGATAG
- the purB gene encoding adenylosuccinate lyase, with protein sequence MSLFPLQAISPIDGRYASKTKSLSAFFSEEALIKYRVLVEIEYFITLCELPLPQLQGIDTSLFDKLREIYTAFSSEDATAIKDIEKVTNHDVKAVEYFIKEKFDTLGLQEYKEFIHFGLTSQDINNTAVPLSIKEAISSVYIPEYNTLLTKLKSLVKEWSAIPMLARTHGQPASPTRLGKEFQVYVTRIEAQFDLLKDIPSAAKFGGATGNYNAHKVAYPDIDWKAFGTHFVQEKLGLHHSFPTTQIEHYDHMAALFDGLKRINTIILDLDRDVWTYVSMDYFKQKIKKGEVGSSAMPHKVNPIDFENSEGNLGIANAIFEHLAAKLPVSRLQRDLTDSTVLRNVGVPFGHTLIAFQATLKGLNKLLLNEEKFAEDLEKNWAVVAEAIQTILRREGYPNPYEALKGLTRTNEKINQNSIANFIETLDVSESIKSELKQITPSNYTGI encoded by the coding sequence ATGTCATTATTCCCTTTGCAAGCAATCTCACCTATAGATGGGCGTTACGCATCAAAGACAAAATCTCTTAGTGCATTTTTTAGTGAAGAAGCCTTAATCAAATATCGCGTACTCGTAGAAATTGAATATTTTATCACTTTATGTGAGTTACCACTACCACAACTACAAGGTATTGACACCTCATTGTTTGATAAGTTAAGAGAGATTTATACTGCTTTTTCTAGTGAAGATGCTACGGCAATAAAAGACATTGAAAAAGTAACCAATCACGATGTAAAAGCTGTAGAGTATTTTATCAAAGAGAAATTTGATACTCTTGGGTTACAAGAATATAAAGAGTTTATCCATTTTGGATTAACCTCTCAGGATATCAATAATACTGCGGTACCATTAAGTATCAAAGAAGCCATTAGCAGCGTTTATATCCCAGAGTACAATACACTGTTGACAAAACTAAAATCTTTGGTCAAAGAATGGTCTGCCATACCTATGCTTGCGCGTACTCATGGTCAGCCTGCCTCTCCTACCCGATTAGGGAAAGAGTTTCAGGTATATGTCACTAGAATCGAAGCGCAGTTTGATCTGTTAAAAGATATACCAAGTGCTGCAAAATTTGGTGGTGCTACAGGAAATTACAACGCACATAAAGTAGCTTATCCCGATATCGACTGGAAAGCTTTTGGAACTCATTTTGTACAAGAAAAACTGGGGCTTCATCATTCTTTTCCCACGACTCAGATTGAGCACTATGATCATATGGCTGCACTGTTTGATGGTTTAAAACGTATTAATACCATTATATTGGATCTGGATCGCGATGTGTGGACCTATGTATCTATGGATTATTTTAAGCAAAAAATAAAAAAAGGAGAAGTTGGTTCTTCGGCTATGCCGCATAAAGTAAACCCTATTGATTTTGAAAATAGTGAAGGTAACCTGGGGATTGCAAATGCTATATTTGAGCATCTAGCTGCAAAGCTACCCGTAAGTCGATTACAACGTGATCTGACTGATAGTACAGTACTCAGAAATGTCGGAGTACCTTTTGGACATACTTTAATAGCTTTTCAGGCTACATTAAAAGGGTTGAACAAACTTTTATTGAATGAAGAAAAGTTTGCTGAAGATCTTGAAAAAAATTGGGCTGTTGTTGCTGAAGCTATACAGACTATACTAAGACGAGAAGGGTACCCTAATCCTTATGAAGCATTAAAAGGTCTTACTCGTACCAACGAAAAGATAAATCAAAATTCTATTGCAAATTTCATTGAAACCCTTGATGTTTCTGAATCCATAAAATCAGAGTTAAAACAAATTACACCTTCTAATTATACAGGGATCTAG
- a CDS encoding DUF4252 domain-containing protein, with the protein MKNVYKILGIVSISIMMSCSSEPSLQKYFVDHQGDAEFIAVDVPTSLLDKEKVELNNDEREALESIKKVNFLALQLTESNQGKYEEESAAIKKILDNDKYETLMRFGSDGTKAVLKYQGEEDDIDEVIVFAKNHEKGLALVRVLGDNMRPEKMAILMKSVERGKINLDAFKEIAHSIDIDD; encoded by the coding sequence ATGAAAAATGTGTATAAAATTTTAGGCATTGTAAGTATATCTATAATGATGAGTTGCAGTAGCGAACCCTCACTACAAAAGTACTTTGTAGATCACCAGGGAGATGCAGAATTTATTGCCGTAGATGTGCCAACTAGTCTTTTGGATAAAGAAAAGGTAGAACTTAATAATGATGAGAGAGAAGCATTAGAAAGTATCAAAAAAGTTAACTTTTTGGCTTTGCAACTTACCGAGAGTAATCAAGGTAAATATGAAGAAGAGAGTGCAGCGATAAAAAAAATATTAGATAATGATAAGTATGAAACCTTAATGCGATTTGGATCAGACGGAACCAAAGCGGTACTTAAATATCAAGGAGAAGAAGATGATATTGATGAGGTTATCGTTTTTGCCAAAAATCATGAAAAAGGATTAGCATTAGTGCGTGTATTAGGAGATAATATGAGACCCGAAAAAATGGCTATTCTTATGAAATCTGTAGAAAGAGGTAAAATCAATCTTGATGCTTTTAAGGAAATAGCGCATAGCATTGATATTGATGATTAA
- a CDS encoding DUF4252 domain-containing protein has translation MKKFAIILAFAILPYVSNAQSNFDKYEDMKGVSSVVVTSKMFKLLSKIELESNDAEVQEYMNLVENIKNIKVFATENKQVGEKMRADVSAYLKSSSLDELMRVKSDGKNVKFYSKPGKDDDHVSELFMFLDGVQDNGDGPNTVVLTITGDIDLKQVSKIADHLNVPGGEELKHVKKKGN, from the coding sequence ATGAAAAAGTTCGCAATTATTTTAGCCTTTGCAATATTACCATATGTGTCTAATGCACAAAGTAATTTTGATAAATATGAAGATATGAAGGGCGTATCTTCTGTAGTAGTAACCAGTAAAATGTTTAAACTGCTAAGTAAAATAGAATTAGAAAGCAATGATGCCGAAGTACAAGAGTATATGAATCTTGTAGAAAATATAAAAAATATCAAGGTTTTTGCTACAGAAAACAAACAAGTAGGAGAGAAGATGAGAGCAGACGTAAGTGCTTACCTTAAAAGTTCTTCTCTTGATGAATTAATGAGAGTAAAAAGTGACGGAAAAAATGTAAAGTTTTATTCTAAGCCAGGAAAAGATGATGACCATGTAAGTGAACTGTTTATGTTTCTTGATGGAGTACAAGATAATGGAGACGGGCCTAATACTGTAGTGCTTACGATAACAGGAGATATTGATTTAAAGCAAGTCTCTAAGATTGCAGATCACCTTAATGTACCTGGTGGTGAAGAATTGAAGCACGTAAAGAAGAAAGGAAACTAA